The following are encoded in a window of uncultured Pseudomonas sp. genomic DNA:
- a CDS encoding efflux RND transporter periplasmic adaptor subunit gives MLFSRHLPALAGSLLLAVLAAPLYAADAPRAPEVVVETVKVEALPLEFEYSARTAGFREVQVRAQVSGILQERTYLEGSQVKQGQVMFRIDPRIYQAALSRAKGALAQEQARYRQTARDLKRIRELQKKGFASESELDNAVSNFEQSKANIQAAEAEVQTKQIDLDYTTVKAPISGITSKETVSEGSLMVAGDPNASLLSNITQLDPIYVNFAAPDSDVASVRSGLQNGSLILPEDGKMSVQITLGDGSVYPLEGKVDFTDSLVDRGTGSVSARAVVPNPEQKLMPGQFVRVQVKGLSLPNAMTLPERAIAQGPAGTFVYVVDEGGVARMRQVTTGHTAKGRWVIVSGISAGEQVIVEGLPKVRPDTPVKVVAPAVSQS, from the coding sequence ATGCTTTTTTCCCGTCATCTGCCGGCGCTTGCCGGTTCCTTGTTACTGGCTGTTCTGGCTGCTCCGTTGTATGCCGCCGACGCACCACGTGCGCCCGAAGTGGTGGTAGAAACCGTAAAGGTCGAAGCACTGCCATTGGAGTTTGAATATTCCGCGCGTACGGCCGGTTTTCGCGAAGTGCAGGTGCGCGCCCAAGTGAGCGGGATTCTGCAGGAGCGTACCTACCTAGAAGGTAGCCAGGTCAAACAGGGGCAGGTGATGTTTCGCATCGACCCGCGCATCTATCAGGCGGCGCTGAGTCGGGCTAAAGGCGCGCTGGCGCAGGAGCAGGCGCGCTACCGGCAAACCGCGCGTGACCTCAAGCGTATCCGTGAGCTGCAGAAGAAGGGCTTTGCCAGCGAGAGCGAGCTGGATAACGCGGTCTCCAACTTCGAGCAGAGCAAGGCGAATATCCAGGCTGCCGAGGCCGAGGTGCAGACCAAGCAGATCGACCTCGACTACACCACGGTGAAGGCCCCTATTTCAGGTATTACCAGCAAGGAAACCGTCTCCGAAGGCAGCCTGATGGTGGCCGGTGATCCGAATGCCAGCCTGCTGAGCAATATCACCCAGTTGGATCCGATTTACGTCAACTTTGCCGCCCCCGACTCCGATGTGGCGAGTGTTCGCAGTGGGCTGCAGAACGGCAGTCTGATACTGCCGGAAGACGGCAAAATGAGCGTGCAGATTACTCTCGGTGACGGCAGCGTGTATCCGCTGGAAGGCAAGGTGGATTTCACCGACAGCCTGGTGGATCGCGGTACCGGCTCGGTCAGCGCGCGCGCGGTGGTGCCTAACCCCGAGCAAAAGCTGATGCCCGGCCAGTTCGTCCGTGTTCAGGTCAAGGGCCTCAGCCTGCCGAATGCCATGACCCTGCCTGAGCGAGCAATTGCCCAGGGCCCGGCTGGCACCTTTGTGTATGTGGTGGATGAGGGTGGCGTGGCGCGCATGCGTCAGGTCACCACCGGACACACGGCCAAGGGCCGCTGGGTCATCGTGTCCGGGATCAGCGCCGGTGAGCAGGTCATAGTCGAAGGGTTGCCCAAAGTACGTCCGGACACCCCGGTAAAAGTTGTTGCCCCAGCTGTCAGCCAATCCTAA
- a CDS encoding HAD family hydrolase: MSLAAAQHWVFDMDGTLTLAVHDFEAIKRALDIPLAEDILGHLASLPEALATAKHAWLLEHERELALTSQPAPGAIELVRELHGRGCRLGILTRNAHELALLTLRAIGLDDCFAVVDVIGRDEAPPKPDPGGLLHFAKAWQVAPSELVMVGDYRFDLECARAAGARSVLVNLAENLWPELTDHFAVDCRALQQAL; encoded by the coding sequence ATGAGCCTCGCCGCCGCCCAGCACTGGGTGTTCGACATGGACGGCACCCTGACGTTGGCGGTGCATGACTTCGAGGCGATCAAGCGTGCCTTGGATATTCCACTTGCCGAGGACATTCTCGGTCACCTGGCCAGCCTGCCTGAGGCGCTGGCTACCGCTAAACATGCCTGGCTGCTGGAGCATGAGCGCGAGCTGGCGCTGACCTCGCAGCCGGCGCCGGGTGCGATTGAACTGGTGCGCGAGCTGCACGGCCGCGGCTGCCGGCTCGGCATCCTCACCCGTAATGCTCACGAGCTGGCGCTGCTGACCTTGCGCGCCATCGGCCTGGATGACTGCTTTGCCGTGGTCGATGTCATTGGCCGCGATGAAGCGCCACCGAAACCCGACCCGGGCGGCCTGTTGCATTTTGCCAAGGCATGGCAGGTGGCACCGAGCGAGCTGGTGATGGTCGGTGATTACCGTTTTGATCTGGAGTGCGCACGCGCCGCCGGGGCGCGCAGCGTGCTGGTTAACCTGGCGGAAAATCTCTGGCCGGAACTGACGGATCATTTTGCGGTGGATTGCCGGGCCTTGCAGCAGGCGCTGTAG
- a CDS encoding heavy-metal-associated domain-containing protein, whose protein sequence is MTCDHCVKAVTEAVLARDAAADVRVKLQGGEVKVGSRLSSDELIIAIAEAGYSAGLA, encoded by the coding sequence ATGACTTGTGATCATTGCGTCAAAGCGGTGACCGAGGCCGTGCTGGCGCGCGATGCGGCGGCCGATGTCCGGGTAAAGCTGCAAGGCGGCGAGGTAAAGGTAGGTAGCCGCTTATCCAGTGATGAGCTGATTATCGCGATTGCCGAGGCCGGCTATAGCGCAGGCTTGGCCTGA
- a CDS encoding heavy metal translocating P-type ATPase has product MSNLTTFDLPISGMTCASCVGRVERALAKVAEVSSVSVNLASEQARIEAPAASLEQLVAAVSAAGYQVPSERLELAITGMTCASCAGRIERALAQQPGVMAVSVNLATERAQLQVLPGTEPKALLQAVSQAGYQASPVSETQATPATAGKQLQRERWMLLLAIVLTLPLVIPMFVEPFGLHWMLPAWAQFALATPVQFIFGARFYRAAWSALRAKASNMDQLVAIGTSAAYGLSLYQWAVTPNGAMAHLYFEASAVIITLILLGKYLESRAKRQTSSAIRALQALRPERALRLRDGNEQWVALNELQLGDRIVVKPGERFPVDGLVQEGQSHADEALISGESLPQPKQPGDTVTAGAINGEGRLLVETTALGAETVLSKIIRLVEDAQAAKAPIQKLVDKVSQIFVPSVLLIALATLVTWLMLGAGIETALLNAVAVLVIACPCALGLATPTAIMAGTGVAARHGILIKDAEALEVAHSVSLVAFDKTGTLTSGAPQIAHLQAVDGDTEQLLKLAGALQRGSEHPLAKAVLDQCAEQRLTLAEVSDSKALAGRGIAGRIDERQLALGNKRLLEEHWLQNQVLIAEALAWEAEGRTLSWLMELTPQPQVLGLFAFGDTLKDGATEAISALTAQGIASHLISGDNQGSVNAVSQALGITTAHAEVLPANKAAIITELKKQAVVAMVGDGINDAPALAAADVGIAMGSGTDVAMHAAGITLMRGDPRLVADALDISKRTYNKIRQNLFWAFAYNLVGIPLAAAGLLNPMLAGAAMALSSVSVVSNALLLKTWKPQEHN; this is encoded by the coding sequence ATGTCCAATCTCACCACCTTTGATTTGCCGATCAGCGGCATGACCTGTGCCAGCTGCGTCGGTCGCGTCGAACGCGCCCTGGCCAAGGTCGCCGAAGTCAGTAGCGTCAGCGTCAACCTGGCCAGCGAGCAGGCGCGCATCGAAGCGCCAGCGGCCAGTTTGGAGCAACTGGTCGCGGCCGTCAGCGCCGCCGGCTACCAGGTGCCCAGTGAACGCCTGGAACTGGCGATCACTGGCATGACTTGCGCCAGCTGTGCCGGCCGTATCGAACGCGCACTGGCGCAACAGCCAGGCGTCATGGCAGTGAGCGTCAACCTGGCCACAGAACGTGCGCAACTGCAGGTGCTCCCCGGCACTGAGCCGAAGGCCCTGCTGCAAGCCGTCAGCCAAGCGGGTTATCAGGCCAGCCCGGTCAGCGAGACACAGGCCACGCCGGCCACCGCTGGCAAACAATTGCAGCGCGAGCGCTGGATGCTGCTCCTGGCCATCGTACTGACCCTGCCGCTGGTCATTCCGATGTTCGTCGAACCCTTTGGCCTGCACTGGATGCTGCCGGCCTGGGCGCAGTTTGCCCTCGCCACGCCGGTGCAGTTTATCTTCGGCGCACGCTTCTATCGTGCAGCCTGGAGTGCACTGCGCGCCAAAGCCAGCAACATGGATCAGCTGGTCGCCATCGGCACCAGCGCCGCCTATGGCCTGAGCCTGTATCAGTGGGCCGTCACCCCAAACGGGGCGATGGCGCACCTGTATTTCGAAGCCTCGGCGGTGATCATCACCTTGATTCTGCTCGGCAAATACCTGGAAAGCCGCGCCAAACGGCAAACCAGCAGTGCCATCCGCGCCTTGCAGGCTTTACGCCCGGAGCGCGCGCTGCGCCTGCGTGATGGCAACGAACAATGGGTGGCCCTCAACGAATTGCAGCTGGGTGACCGTATTGTGGTCAAACCTGGCGAGCGCTTCCCGGTCGACGGCCTGGTTCAGGAAGGTCAGAGCCACGCCGACGAGGCGCTGATCAGTGGTGAGAGCCTGCCGCAGCCCAAACAACCGGGGGACACCGTCACCGCCGGGGCGATCAACGGCGAGGGCCGGCTGTTGGTGGAAACCACCGCGCTGGGCGCAGAAACCGTGCTGTCGAAGATTATTCGCCTGGTCGAAGATGCCCAGGCCGCCAAGGCCCCGATCCAGAAACTGGTGGATAAAGTCAGCCAAATCTTCGTCCCCAGCGTGTTGCTGATCGCCCTGGCCACGCTGGTAACCTGGCTAATGCTCGGCGCGGGGATTGAAACCGCCCTGCTCAACGCCGTAGCCGTGCTGGTAATTGCCTGCCCTTGCGCCCTCGGCCTGGCCACGCCCACCGCGATCATGGCCGGCACTGGCGTGGCCGCACGCCACGGGATTCTGATCAAGGATGCCGAAGCCTTGGAGGTCGCCCACTCGGTCAGCTTGGTCGCCTTCGACAAGACCGGCACCCTGACCTCCGGCGCCCCCCAGATTGCCCACCTGCAAGCCGTCGACGGTGATACCGAGCAGTTGCTGAAACTGGCCGGCGCTCTGCAGCGCGGCAGCGAACACCCACTGGCAAAGGCGGTGCTCGACCAATGCGCGGAGCAGCGGCTGACACTGGCCGAGGTCAGCGACAGCAAAGCGCTGGCCGGGCGCGGGATTGCCGGACGGATTGACGAGCGCCAACTGGCCCTGGGCAACAAACGCCTGCTGGAAGAACACTGGCTGCAGAATCAAGTGTTAATCGCCGAGGCGTTGGCCTGGGAGGCCGAAGGCCGCACCCTGTCCTGGCTGATGGAGCTCACGCCGCAGCCCCAGGTGTTGGGCCTGTTTGCCTTTGGCGACACCCTCAAGGACGGCGCCACGGAGGCCATCAGCGCGCTGACTGCACAGGGCATTGCCAGCCACCTGATCAGTGGCGACAACCAAGGCAGCGTCAACGCCGTGTCGCAGGCCCTTGGCATCACCACAGCACATGCTGAAGTGCTGCCGGCGAACAAAGCCGCCATCATCACCGAACTGAAGAAACAGGCCGTAGTGGCCATGGTTGGCGACGGCATCAACGACGCGCCCGCACTGGCCGCCGCCGATGTCGGCATCGCCATGGGCAGCGGCACCGATGTGGCCATGCATGCTGCCGGCATCACCCTGATGCGCGGCGACCCGCGCCTGGTGGCCGACGCCCTGGACATCAGCAAGCGCACCTACAACAAAATCCGCCAGAACCTGTTCTGGGCCTTCGCCTACAACCTGGTTGGCATTCCATTAGCGGCGGCTGGCCTGCTCAACCCGATGCTAGCGGGCGCGGCCATGGCACTGTCCAGCGTCAGCGTGGTGAGCAATGCCCTGCTGCTGAAAACCTGGAAACCCCAAGAGCACAACTGA
- the cueR gene encoding Cu(I)-responsive transcriptional regulator: MNIGQAAKKTGLSAKMIRYYESIELLPAADRSDSGYRQYNAQDLHRLAFIKRSRDLGFSLAEVSQLLALWQDRQRASADVKALAAAHITELERKISELSSLRNTLRELMNSCQGNDRPDCPILKDLESGC, translated from the coding sequence ATGAACATCGGCCAAGCCGCAAAGAAAACCGGCCTTAGTGCCAAGATGATCCGCTACTACGAAAGCATCGAGCTGCTGCCCGCCGCCGACCGCTCGGACAGCGGCTACCGCCAGTACAATGCGCAGGATTTGCACCGCCTGGCGTTTATCAAGCGCTCGCGCGACCTGGGGTTTTCCCTGGCCGAAGTCAGCCAGCTACTGGCCCTATGGCAGGATCGCCAACGTGCCAGCGCCGACGTCAAGGCCCTGGCCGCCGCGCATATCACAGAGCTGGAACGCAAGATCAGCGAACTCAGCAGCCTGCGTAACACGCTCAGGGAGTTGATGAACAGCTGCCAGGGTAACGACCGCCCGGACTGTCCAATCCTCAAGGATCTAGAGTCCGGTTGCTGA
- a CDS encoding efflux RND transporter permease subunit yields MISRFFIDRPVFATVISVVIVLAGLMAMRSLPISQYPQILPPQVSVSANYAGASAQVIAETVAAPLEQSINGVEGMIYQQSNSGGNSMRLSVYFKVGTDPDQATIDVNNRVQAALAKLPEEVRRQGVKVQKKSSDILQVVTLYSPDGSRDPVFISNYALINVIDELKRLPGVGDVSQFGSKDYSMRIWLRPDKLAQFNLTPSDVVNSIREQNSQFAAGSFGQQPLKQEQDFTYTVTTQGRFTDPKEFENVILRTDDTGASLLLKDVARIELGAQDYSLMTSLNGQQNAAFGVYLQPGANALETADAVSNALQRLSKSFPSGMTYKVPYDTTKFVRVSIDEVIYTFFEALVLVVLVVFIFLQNWRATLIPVLAIPVSLVGTFIGMYMLGFSINLLTLFGMVLAIGIVVDDAIVVIENVERVMATDKVGPREATIKAMEEVTGPIIAIVLVLCAVFVPVGFLGGLAGEMYKQFAITIAVSVVISGIVALTLSPALCALLLKPGQHEPAAPFRAFNRVFDKLTNGYTAGVRFFLKRSAVGLLLFGAMIALMVVLFNRVPSSLVPSEDQGYVINAYFLPPAASLTRTEKLTGDVTEQLMAHPAVENVVTFAGFDILTSGVRSNAGVSFVPLKDWSERTTPELDARNLTREFMGMASTQKDGVMMSFNPPPITGMSTTGGFEGYIQDRSGGSTAELANKVQAFLAAAAKRPELAGVQSSFNANVPQYYIDLDRIKARALGVSVNDVFTAMQATFGSYYVNDFSLYGRTFQVSLQAEAEFRSKPEDLSQVYVRAASGELVSLASLVKVKRILGPDTYARFNVYPAAKILGGPAPGYSSGQALSVIQEVAEEVLGSDYSIGWTGSAFQEVASQGSGSSAFVFGLIMVFLILAAQYERWTLPLAVITAVPFAVFGAILAVWLRGIENDLYFQVGLITLIGLAAKNAILIVEFAVLNRHNGMGIFESALEASRLRFRPIIMTSLAFILGVVPLAISSGAGSASRHSIGTGVIGGMLAATFLAIFLIPMFYLLVESLAEKIGKGRNKADTPL; encoded by the coding sequence GTGATTTCACGCTTCTTTATCGACCGTCCGGTATTTGCCACGGTTATCTCGGTCGTCATCGTGCTGGCGGGGCTGATGGCCATGCGCTCGTTGCCGATCTCCCAGTATCCGCAAATTCTGCCGCCGCAAGTGTCGGTCAGCGCCAACTATGCCGGCGCCAGCGCCCAGGTGATCGCCGAGACAGTGGCTGCGCCGCTGGAGCAGTCGATCAACGGCGTCGAGGGGATGATCTACCAGCAGTCCAACTCCGGCGGCAACTCGATGAGGCTGTCGGTGTATTTCAAGGTTGGCACTGATCCGGATCAGGCCACCATCGACGTCAACAACCGGGTGCAGGCCGCGCTAGCCAAACTGCCGGAAGAAGTACGCCGGCAGGGCGTCAAGGTACAGAAGAAGTCTTCCGATATCCTGCAGGTCGTCACCCTGTACTCGCCGGACGGCTCGCGCGACCCGGTGTTCATCAGCAACTACGCGCTGATTAACGTGATCGATGAACTCAAGCGCCTGCCCGGTGTGGGCGATGTCAGCCAGTTCGGCTCGAAAGACTACTCCATGCGCATCTGGTTACGCCCAGACAAGCTGGCGCAGTTCAACCTGACCCCCAGCGATGTGGTCAATTCGATCCGTGAGCAAAATTCGCAGTTCGCCGCCGGTAGCTTCGGCCAGCAGCCGTTGAAACAGGAGCAGGACTTCACCTACACCGTGACCACTCAGGGCCGCTTCACTGACCCTAAAGAGTTTGAGAACGTCATCCTGCGTACCGATGACACCGGCGCCAGCCTGTTGCTTAAGGATGTCGCACGGATCGAGCTCGGGGCGCAGGATTACTCGCTGATGACCTCGCTCAACGGTCAGCAGAACGCCGCCTTTGGTGTGTATCTGCAGCCGGGCGCGAATGCCCTTGAGACTGCCGATGCGGTCAGTAATGCGTTGCAGCGGTTGTCGAAGAGTTTCCCCAGTGGCATGACCTACAAGGTGCCGTACGACACCACCAAGTTCGTGCGGGTGTCGATCGATGAGGTGATCTACACCTTCTTCGAGGCGTTGGTGCTGGTGGTGTTGGTGGTGTTTATCTTCTTGCAGAACTGGCGCGCCACGCTGATCCCGGTGTTGGCGATTCCGGTCTCGTTGGTCGGCACCTTTATCGGCATGTACATGCTCGGTTTCTCGATCAACCTGCTGACTCTGTTCGGCATGGTGCTGGCCATCGGTATTGTGGTGGACGACGCCATTGTGGTGATCGAGAACGTTGAGCGGGTGATGGCCACTGACAAGGTTGGCCCGCGCGAGGCGACCATCAAGGCCATGGAAGAGGTAACCGGGCCAATCATCGCCATCGTCCTGGTGCTCTGCGCGGTATTCGTACCGGTGGGCTTCCTCGGCGGCCTCGCGGGTGAGATGTATAAACAGTTCGCCATCACCATTGCCGTGTCGGTGGTGATCTCCGGCATCGTCGCGCTAACCCTTAGCCCGGCCCTCTGCGCCCTACTGCTCAAACCGGGGCAGCACGAGCCGGCCGCCCCGTTCCGTGCCTTCAACCGGGTGTTTGACAAGCTGACCAACGGTTATACCGCCGGCGTGCGTTTCTTCCTCAAGCGCTCGGCAGTCGGTCTGCTGCTGTTTGGCGCGATGATTGCGCTGATGGTGGTGCTGTTTAACCGGGTGCCCAGCTCCCTGGTTCCCAGCGAAGACCAAGGGTATGTGATCAACGCCTACTTCCTGCCGCCGGCCGCCTCGCTCACCCGCACCGAGAAGCTGACGGGTGACGTGACTGAGCAGTTGATGGCGCACCCAGCCGTGGAGAACGTCGTGACATTTGCCGGTTTCGATATTCTGACGTCCGGTGTGCGCAGCAATGCCGGGGTGTCCTTTGTGCCCTTGAAGGACTGGAGTGAGCGCACCACGCCTGAATTGGATGCGCGCAACCTGACGCGTGAGTTCATGGGCATGGCCTCGACCCAGAAAGACGGCGTGATGATGAGTTTCAACCCGCCGCCGATCACCGGCATGAGCACCACCGGCGGTTTTGAAGGCTATATCCAGGATCGCAGCGGTGGTAGCACGGCTGAGTTGGCGAACAAGGTGCAGGCCTTCCTCGCCGCAGCAGCCAAGCGTCCGGAACTGGCTGGGGTGCAGAGCAGCTTCAATGCCAATGTGCCGCAGTACTACATCGATCTGGACCGGATTAAGGCCCGCGCGCTGGGGGTGTCGGTGAATGATGTATTCACCGCCATGCAGGCCACGTTCGGCAGCTACTACGTCAACGATTTCAGCCTGTATGGCCGCACCTTCCAGGTCAGCTTGCAGGCCGAAGCGGAGTTCCGCAGCAAGCCTGAGGACTTGTCCCAGGTGTATGTGCGCGCGGCGAGTGGCGAGCTGGTGTCGTTGGCCAGCCTGGTCAAGGTCAAGCGTATTCTTGGCCCGGATACCTACGCACGCTTCAACGTTTATCCGGCGGCAAAAATTCTCGGCGGGCCAGCCCCTGGCTACAGCTCAGGTCAGGCGCTGAGCGTCATCCAGGAGGTGGCGGAGGAAGTGCTGGGCAGTGATTACAGCATTGGCTGGACCGGTTCGGCCTTCCAGGAAGTGGCGTCACAAGGTTCGGGCAGCAGTGCTTTTGTCTTCGGCTTGATCATGGTGTTCCTGATTCTCGCCGCCCAGTACGAGCGCTGGACGCTGCCGCTGGCGGTGATCACGGCGGTGCCGTTCGCGGTATTCGGGGCGATCCTCGCGGTCTGGCTGCGCGGTATCGAGAACGACCTGTACTTTCAGGTCGGCCTGATCACGTTGATTGGCCTGGCGGCGAAGAACGCCATCCTGATCGTCGAGTTCGCCGTACTCAATCGGCACAATGGCATGGGCATTTTTGAGTCGGCGCTGGAGGCTTCACGCCTGCGCTTCCGTCCGATCATCATGACTTCGCTGGCCTTTATCCTTGGCGTTGTACCCTTGGCGATTAGCTCGGGCGCCGGCTCGGCCAGCCGTCATTCGATCGGTACCGGGGTGATTGGCGGCATGCTGGCGGCAACCTTCCTGGCGATCTTCCTGATCCCGATGTTCTACCTGCTGGTGGAGTCGCTGGCGGAGAAAATCGGCAAAGGCCGGAACAAGGCCGACACGCCGCTTTGA
- a CDS encoding multidrug effflux MFS transporter, protein MPLRLLLILGALSAFGPLAIDFYLPSFPTLARVFATDVEHVQLSLAVYFIGLAIGQLIYGPLADRFGRRKPLLAGVALFSVASLACALAPSLEWLIAARFVQALGGCAGMVVSRAVVRDLCDPINSAKVFSQLMLVMGLAPILAPLAGGLLLSALGWPSIFISLTLFSFICLLAVAKWLPETLAKDVPPAPLRGAVGEYKRLFGNLPFLGYALTGGFAVAGMFAYIAGSPFLFIQLYGIPAEHYGLLFGSNALGFILVAQVNAWLVARHGPAYWLAKTVWFYLASGLVLLLVALAKPQALWPLLIPLFGCIACLGILLPNASACAMAGQGRHAGSASALLGSLQFVIAASAAAMVGVLHDGSAWPVAVVMFGCGVLAVGSSLFTRWAERGALQAVAKAEQSRRSL, encoded by the coding sequence ATGCCATTACGTCTGTTGTTGATTCTCGGCGCGCTTAGCGCATTCGGGCCGCTGGCCATTGATTTCTACCTGCCGAGTTTCCCGACCCTGGCGCGCGTGTTTGCCACTGACGTGGAGCATGTGCAGCTGTCGTTGGCTGTCTACTTTATTGGTCTGGCCATCGGGCAGCTGATTTACGGCCCGCTTGCGGACCGTTTTGGCCGACGCAAACCGCTGTTGGCCGGGGTCGCGTTGTTCAGTGTGGCTTCGCTGGCCTGTGCGCTGGCACCGAGTTTGGAATGGCTGATCGCCGCGCGTTTTGTGCAGGCCTTGGGCGGCTGTGCGGGCATGGTGGTGTCGCGGGCGGTGGTGCGGGATTTGTGCGATCCGATCAACTCGGCCAAGGTGTTTTCCCAGTTGATGCTGGTGATGGGTTTGGCGCCGATTCTCGCGCCGCTGGCCGGTGGCTTGCTGCTCAGTGCGCTGGGCTGGCCGTCGATTTTTATCAGCTTGACGCTGTTCAGCTTTATCTGCCTGCTGGCCGTGGCTAAATGGTTGCCGGAAACCTTGGCCAAGGATGTTCCGCCAGCGCCACTGCGCGGCGCGGTAGGCGAGTACAAACGACTGTTCGGCAACTTGCCATTCCTCGGCTATGCATTAACCGGCGGCTTTGCCGTGGCCGGGATGTTTGCCTACATCGCCGGCTCGCCGTTTTTGTTTATTCAGTTGTATGGCATACCCGCCGAGCACTACGGCTTGCTGTTCGGCAGCAATGCCCTGGGTTTTATCCTGGTGGCGCAGGTGAATGCCTGGCTGGTGGCGCGGCACGGCCCGGCGTATTGGTTGGCGAAAACGGTGTGGTTCTACCTGGCCAGCGGCCTGGTTTTACTGTTGGTTGCGCTGGCCAAGCCACAAGCGTTGTGGCCGTTGCTGATTCCACTGTTCGGCTGCATTGCCTGCTTGGGCATTCTGCTGCCCAATGCCTCGGCTTGTGCCATGGCGGGGCAGGGCCGGCATGCCGGTAGTGCCTCGGCATTGCTGGGTAGCCTACAGTTTGTCATCGCCGCCAGTGCCGCCGCCATGGTTGGCGTGCTGCATGACGGCAGTGCCTGGCCGGTTGCGGTGGTGATGTTTGGCTGCGGGGTCTTAGCCGTAGGTTCTTCCCTCTTTACCCGCTGGGCCGAGCGCGGCGCGCTGCAGGCAGTGGCTAAGGCAGAGCAATCTCGGCGCTCACTGTGA
- a CDS encoding TetR family transcriptional regulator yields the protein MRRTKEDAEKTRIALLEAAESLFLEKGVAHTSLEHIARQAGVTRGAVYWHFANKAHLFNAMLNQVRLPPEQLAERMRGCPEHDPLLTLRDLCIEAITNLAHDEQKRRIFTILLRRCEFTEELHDAEERHEAFINQFIELCEQSFSAPSVSVRLHAEISPRLAARAVHGLLIGLIHDWLRDPTLFDLLQDTPKMVDAGFRGLIRDWSAQEAPSADQAKPAL from the coding sequence ATGCGCCGGACCAAAGAAGATGCCGAGAAAACCCGGATTGCGCTCCTCGAAGCCGCCGAATCGCTGTTTCTGGAAAAAGGCGTGGCGCATACCAGTCTGGAACATATCGCCCGACAGGCCGGCGTCACGCGCGGCGCGGTGTATTGGCACTTTGCCAACAAAGCTCACTTGTTCAACGCCATGCTTAACCAGGTGCGCCTGCCGCCCGAGCAGTTAGCCGAGCGCATGCGTGGCTGCCCGGAGCACGATCCGCTGCTAACCCTGCGCGACCTGTGTATTGAGGCGATCACCAACCTGGCGCACGACGAGCAGAAGCGCAGAATTTTCACGATTTTGCTGCGCCGCTGCGAGTTCACCGAAGAGCTGCATGACGCTGAAGAACGCCATGAAGCCTTTATCAATCAGTTTATCGAGCTCTGTGAACAGTCGTTCAGCGCGCCATCGGTCAGCGTGCGCCTGCACGCGGAAATCAGCCCACGCCTGGCCGCGCGGGCTGTGCACGGATTACTTATCGGCCTGATCCATGACTGGCTGCGCGACCCCACGCTGTTCGACCTTCTGCAAGACACCCCCAAGATGGTCGACGCCGGCTTTCGTGGGCTGATCCGCGACTGGTCAGCCCAGGAAGCACCCAGTGCCGATCAGGCCAAGCCTGCGCTATAG
- the tesB gene encoding acyl-CoA thioesterase II, with translation MSQVLNELVALLTLETIEENLFRGVSQDLGFRQLFGGQVLGQCISAASQTVEAARHVHSMHGYFLRPGDATLPVVYQVERVRDGGSFSTRRVTAIQKGKPIFTCSASFQFDEQGFNHQNLMPDVPGPEALKSETELARLIVDALPEPMRERAVSAKPIEIRPVTVDNPFAPQPCEPVKHVWFRAAGELPDDPQLHKYLLGYASDFNLLTTSMLPHGVSVWQKFMQVASLDHSLWFHGNLRMDDWLLYSMDSPWAGNGRGFARGSIFNRQGQLVASVAQEGLIRLREDWK, from the coding sequence ATGAGTCAGGTGTTGAATGAGTTGGTCGCCCTGCTGACCCTGGAAACCATCGAAGAAAATCTGTTTCGCGGCGTCAGCCAAGACCTTGGCTTTCGCCAGCTGTTTGGTGGTCAGGTGCTTGGTCAATGCATCTCGGCGGCCAGCCAGACGGTCGAGGCGGCGCGCCATGTGCATTCCATGCACGGTTATTTTTTGCGTCCCGGCGATGCCACGTTGCCGGTGGTCTATCAGGTTGAGCGCGTGCGTGATGGCGGCAGCTTCAGCACGCGGCGGGTCACGGCGATCCAGAAGGGCAAGCCGATCTTTACCTGCAGCGCCTCCTTCCAGTTCGATGAGCAAGGCTTTAACCATCAAAACCTGATGCCTGATGTGCCGGGGCCGGAAGCGCTGAAGTCGGAAACCGAACTGGCGCGCCTGATCGTCGATGCGTTGCCGGAGCCCATGCGTGAGCGCGCGGTGAGCGCCAAGCCAATCGAGATCCGTCCGGTGACGGTGGATAATCCTTTTGCCCCGCAACCCTGCGAGCCGGTCAAGCATGTGTGGTTCCGCGCCGCCGGCGAGCTGCCGGATGATCCGCAACTGCACAAATACCTGCTGGGCTATGCCAGTGACTTCAATTTGCTGACCACCTCGATGCTGCCGCACGGCGTGTCGGTGTGGCAGAAGTTTATGCAGGTGGCCAGCCTCGACCATTCACTGTGGTTCCACGGCAACCTGCGCATGGACGACTGGCTGCTCTACAGCATGGACAGCCCCTGGGCCGGTAACGGCCGTGGCTTCGCGCGCGGCAGCATCTTCAATCGTCAGGGCCAGTTGGTTGCCTCGGTCGCACAAGAAGGCTTGATCCGTTTGCGTGAGGACTGGAAATGA